The genomic stretch TTGTCTGCTACGCTGGCTCGACAAAGTCCCCCAAAGGCTGGGCTCTCGACCCAATTATAGACTCCCTGCAGCGAGCAAGCGAGTTGCCTGCAAAGTGCCCTGATCTTCTGCTGCCCGGGCCCGCAGTAAAACGACCGGCATCAGCACACTTTCCACATTGCCTGACGGTTCTGGAAGCCAGCGGGACCGACaattgaacttttttttttcgtgcAGGGGTTACCTGTACCTTGCGTTGTTGCGTTTACGTACAGCTTTGAGCTCTGGAAAGAGTAGCAGTACATGCTTGGTGGAATCGAACTTACAGCGCCTCAAAGCATACTGCAGTGGACCGAGCAGCACAGAGCTTACCGACGCGGCCAACAAATCGAACCCAAAGCACTTGACAGGTTGTCCAGTAATAGCAACACCAGGGCGGTGATTCAGTGACTTGTGGCTTTTGACGAATCTATATCTATTTCTGAGGCTCCTTTTCTCCATCCCTTCAGTCCCTTTGACCTCATCGCTTTCCATAAGACCCCAAGTCTCGCCAGCTCTGCGCCATGGTCTTGGGGCTTGCTAGCGGCAAGGCTACGGCGATGGACCGCTATCACTCACcagcgtcgtcgtcatcgccagcttcgaCTTCGGCCTCAGCTTCAACTCCAGCAGCCGGTGTGCCCATCATCTACGGCCGGGTCGACGCCGCAAACGAAGACAACCTCGAGCTCATCCACGGCATCGACGAGCATGGCGCTTCGGAGCGTCGCGCAAAAGTCCTGAGGCCATCTCCGTCGGCCCAGCCCGGCGCCCAACCCCAACCGCATCGTGACGCCGCCATTATGCAAGGTACTGCAACCTCATCCCACCACACCAGCACTGCCGGCAGATTGCcccaagcagccagcagAACTAATGTAGCTCTGTGCTGCCTGCCATGCCTATAAGCTACCTATAACCTATACATACTTGGGCAATCCCCTCGCACTTTGCAatttttctcctctcctcctcctcttgccCTGCGTCCATCCCCAAAGCCAAGTTCAAAGTCCAGGCCACTAACGCATCCGTCGATGCACCGCCATAGATCCAGAGCCGGGCGCCCAGATCAGATCGCGCCGCCAGGCCGGAACTCGAAGCAAAAATAGCACCGCTCCACTGCTCGCCATCCCCCCCGGAGCTCATCGATACCATCCTGTCGCATCTTGCCGCATGCGACCTCGCCGCCGTCTCAGCCACATGCCGCTCCTTGCGCGAACATGCGCTGTCTGACCTGCTGTGGCAGGCCCTTGTCCAGCAGAATGTCCCCGGCACCCAGGTCGCAACCTCAGGGCCGTGCGCGAGCTTCAGGGAGCTGTATGCAGCCCACGACCGCCTGTGGTTTCTGCCAAAGTTCAAGATTTGGTTCTGCGACCGAGATCTGACGGGAAAGCTGATTCTGGTGCGTTATGACACCCGGCGCGGCTGCATCGAGGGCTACCAGCTGGTGGCTGTCAGCAACCAGTCGACCTTTGAGCAGTGGTCGGCAGATCAGGACGTGATTATTCACGGCTTTGAGCCGGTGGTGAAGCTCCATCTCGATAAACCGGTGCTGCAGTTCCGCGTCCAGGATAGGCAGGAGGATGGAGGCTTCTCCAAAAGACCCGGCGCTAACCGCTTTGCCGACGAGAtgcccatggccttggacGAACGACTGGGTGGCATGTTTAGCAATTTTCTGCTCACAAGGCCAATGGACTCTGAGGACGCGGTCCGACGGCTGGGACGGGGATATCCTTATGGAAACATGTGGCCATCGCCTGTTGTCCCGGCAAACCACTATGTGTCGGGCGCTCAGCCAGGTCGAGGCCATGCCGCTCCCTCGATGCAGGACAGGCCCCGAAGCAGAGCCCAGGTTTCTGACCAGACTTTCCAGATACGACAATGGATGGAGTTGACGGGCACGCCTAACCCTCTCAGGTTCATGGGGCAGGGAGGCCTCGCCGGAGCCCTCCAGGCTCTAGTTGACGAGATtatggaggaagaggcaatGGGTGCTGGGGCTGGTGCCCTTGGCGTGCACATTGGCGAAGAGCTCGTCACATACTCGACTCTCGACCCGTCACTATACACCCCAACGCCAGAAAGGCCGTGGAGGGGGATTTGGGTTGGCGACTACAGCGCACATGGCTGCGAATTTTTGTTGATACATCAGCCCGATGACCCACCCGCCACGGATGCCGAATTGGGCATTTTCCGTGACGAGCAGGATAGTGACGAGgcatgggagaagaagagactaGAAGCGAGAATGTACAGAGGTCGCTTAGAGGGCATTAAGCTGACAGGGGATCCAAATATCCCGAGAGGGGAGTATACCTTTGTGGCCAATGACTTGGGCCCGGACGGCTTCGTCGAAACTGCCACAGACGCTCAATTCTCCGGGGCCAGGATAGTGAAAAGCGAAGGTCACATTGCCGCGACGGGCTTTCTCAGAGGTAAGCAAGAAAGATGCGCTCGCTAAAATATTAGCTTGAATATAAGCTAACAGGCAGGGCTGTGCTAGACAAGTTCATTGAAACCCAGCTGATCCTCATCAGCCCGAACAAGCTCGCAATGCACTGGGTTGGATTCGGTCACATTAGCTTCTTAGAGAGAGTCAACATTGACCAGTTACTTGCTCCCTAAAAATAACAACAGCGCCTGAGAAGGAAGGCGAAGGAGAGGAGGCTGGGTAGTGTTTACAatagtacctacctacctgcCTACCTTGCATTGTCGATCTAGGTTACAATCTTTGGGCAACGCATTGAGGAACTTTTTCAACGATACCCGCTATGATGAAACATGGCCATTTTTGGGGGGCTTTTCTGAACTGGATGGATTTTTGGCTTGAATAGGAAGCCCACGACAGGTTGTATAATACCAAGCACTCTGGTTATGAGGAAGCTAGCAAGTACATAGAAAATAACCAACACAAGACTTGTACATACAATCGCATTATGAAAAGGTGCATGGTTGGGTTCACAGAGCCAATATAGGTAAGCAATGcaatataagaaaaataatacaTTACTAACTTGAGAAACTAGGTGTTACCTGTAATGTGCATATATGTTGTGTCATCAGTTGAACAGATGAATACACATTCCTAGCAAATTTCCAGAAACAAAAATCTCAACACGCGTATATCCATCCAGGTCCGAATGTTCAATTATATAGTTGTGTGTGCCGAAAGCCCAGCGGCACATTATTAAACAAAGCACCTCGGCAAAGCCGCATCAACCCAAAAAAATAAGTGATGCCTTTAGTAGGCGCCAATGACGTCCTGGCAAAGGACAGCTTGGCCGGCCTTGAAGTTTCGTTTGTTAGTATTCTAGTCCTGTTAACAAGGAGGTGGAAAGGTACAGTGCTTACAATAGGGACAGCACAGCACTGAGCCTTCTTGCCAGCCGTGTCACAGATATCCTGGAAATCACTGGCGTCCTTGGGAGTTTTCGATGCTATGGAGTTTTGTTTACGTTAGCTATGGTTTAGATTCGGAGACGGGATTTAGATGTGTGTAGAGTGTTGATAACTTACGGGAGCTGCAGTCGAGGTCGGCAATGCCGAGGACATCAACAGAGCAGCATTGGGGGTTGGAGTAGAGGAGCCCGGCAGGGCACTCGAATTGGCCGAATACGTTGCTGCCACTGACAGGAGTTGCAACGTTGACGGGGGGGATCACATCATCGACGGGAGGATTCGCAACGTTGACGGGAGGAATAACATCGTCGACGGGAGGATTCGCAACGTTGACGGGAGGAATCACGCTGTCAACAGGAGGAATTACACCGTTCAAAGGTGGGTTGCCGCCGTTGAGAGGGGGGATTTCACCGTTGAGAGGTGGGCTGGGGAGTCCATAAGAAGGAATAGGTGGGATAGGGGAAGGGCACAACTCCTTGGTAGGAGCGGCGCTGACAGCGGCGATGAGAATGGTGGCAATGGCGAGGACCTTCATTTTGAGTGGTGGATCAAGGTGAGTCTTGAGTGAGGTTTGTAGTATCAAAGGTGATGCAAAGGTAGGTTATTGTGGGATTGAAGACTGAGATGTGATTGCGAGTgacgagaaaaagagaatttggaaggagatgatggcggaTATTTATCTTCAAATCGCCGTCAGATCGCGATGTTTACTTTTTACTTGTATTATTGGTCTTCTCGTAGATCTTTGCCCTCGATCGCAGTGTATTACTAGAACCACACGCTCTCTGTGCTCATCGAG from Trichoderma atroviride chromosome 3, complete sequence encodes the following:
- a CDS encoding uncharacterized protein (EggNog:ENOG41) encodes the protein MPMALDERLGGMFSNFLLTRPMDSEDAVRRLGRGYPYGNMWPSPVVPANHYVSGAQPGRGHAAPSMQDRPRSRAQVSDQTFQIRQWMELTGTPNPLRFMGQGGLAGALQALVDEIMEEEAMGAGAGALGVHIGEELVTYSTLDPSLYTPTPERPWRGIWVGDYSAHGCEFLLIHQPDDPPATDAELGIFRDEQDSDEAWEKKRLEARMYRGRLEGIKLTGDPNIPRGEYTFVANDLGPDGFVETATDAQFSGARIVKSEGHIAATGFLRDKFIETQLILISPNKLAMHWVGFGHISFLERVNIDQLLAP
- a CDS encoding uncharacterized protein (EggNog:ENOG41~SECRETED:SignalP(1-16)), whose amino-acid sequence is MKVLAIATILIAAVSAAPTKELCPSPIPPIPSYGLPSPPLNGEIPPLNGGNPPLNGVIPPVDSVIPPVNVANPPVDDVIPPVNVANPPVDDVIPPVNVATPVSGSNVFGQFECPAGLLYSNPQCCSVDVLGIADLDCSSPSKTPKDASDFQDICDTAGKKAQCCAVPIAGQAVLCQDVIGAY
- a CDS encoding uncharacterized protein (SECRETED:SignalP(1-16)); amino-acid sequence: MKVLAIATILIAAVSAAPTKELCPSPIPPIPSYGLPSPPLNGEIPPLNGGNPPLNGVIPPVDSVIPPVNVANPPVDDVIPPVNVANPPVDDVIPPVNVATPVSGSNVFGQFECPAGLLYSNPQCCSVDVLGIADLDCSSRKLSTLYTHLNPVSESKP